In one window of Branchiostoma floridae strain S238N-H82 chromosome 14, Bfl_VNyyK, whole genome shotgun sequence DNA:
- the LOC118431068 gene encoding uncharacterized protein LOC118431068 isoform X1, with amino-acid sequence MGNLQSQVGKRHGDSRPDNNSKFDEILSRFSHDDRNNHRTTRPRNGRARSSGSLQFGMSRSEEDVREKTKEKSHSFSGLKDSLRRSFRVPSRDEQERRPKGKPKDRTQVVMGSWAGGEDAGRKKRSNSRDSGGGHRQAGRTCSSGSNRSGSGRQSGGSVRRTASTGSSRRGSAGSRRSSGKRRDDSKSFISYFS; translated from the exons ATGGGGAATCTGCAGAGCCAGGTCGGCAAACGTCATGGAGATTCGA GGCCCGACAACAATTCAAAGTTTGACGAAATTTTGAGCAGATTTTCGCATGATGACAGAAACAACCATCGCACGACCA GGCCCAGAAACGGACGGGCCAGAAGTTCCGGATCTCTCCAGTTCGGGATGTCTAGATCAGAGGAGGACGTTCGCGAGAAGACTAAAGAAAAGAGTCATA GCTTCTCCGGCTTGAAGGACAGTCTGAGACGGTCCTTCCGGGTGCCGTCTAGAGACGAGCAGGAGAGAAGACCGAAGGGGAAGCCCAAGGACAGGACGCAAGTGGTCATGGGAAGCTGGGCAGGAGGAGAGGATGCTGGGAGAAAGAAGCGGAGTAACTCCCGGGATTCGGGTGGAGGTCACAGGCAGGCTGGCAGAACTTGCA GTTCCGGGAGCAACCGAAGCGGTTCGGGTCGGCAGTCGGGTGGTTCCGTGAGACGTACGGCCAGCACCGGGAGTTCTCGGAGAGGTTCGGCGGGGTCCAGAAGATCCAGTGGGAAGAGAAGGGATGATAGCAAATCTTTCATCTCATACTTTTCTTAG
- the LOC118431068 gene encoding uncharacterized protein LOC118431068 isoform X2, whose translation MGNLQSQVGKRHGDSRPRNGRARSSGSLQFGMSRSEEDVREKTKEKSHSFSGLKDSLRRSFRVPSRDEQERRPKGKPKDRTQVVMGSWAGGEDAGRKKRSNSRDSGGGHRQAGRTCSSGSNRSGSGRQSGGSVRRTASTGSSRRGSAGSRRSSGKRRDDSKSFISYFS comes from the exons ATGGGGAATCTGCAGAGCCAGGTCGGCAAACGTCATGGAGATTCGA GGCCCAGAAACGGACGGGCCAGAAGTTCCGGATCTCTCCAGTTCGGGATGTCTAGATCAGAGGAGGACGTTCGCGAGAAGACTAAAGAAAAGAGTCATA GCTTCTCCGGCTTGAAGGACAGTCTGAGACGGTCCTTCCGGGTGCCGTCTAGAGACGAGCAGGAGAGAAGACCGAAGGGGAAGCCCAAGGACAGGACGCAAGTGGTCATGGGAAGCTGGGCAGGAGGAGAGGATGCTGGGAGAAAGAAGCGGAGTAACTCCCGGGATTCGGGTGGAGGTCACAGGCAGGCTGGCAGAACTTGCA GTTCCGGGAGCAACCGAAGCGGTTCGGGTCGGCAGTCGGGTGGTTCCGTGAGACGTACGGCCAGCACCGGGAGTTCTCGGAGAGGTTCGGCGGGGTCCAGAAGATCCAGTGGGAAGAGAAGGGATGATAGCAAATCTTTCATCTCATACTTTTCTTAG